The Seleniivibrio woodruffii genome contains a region encoding:
- a CDS encoding SLC13 family permease — MLTAFWSRMWDMHYETKALVLFSPKAMAMKMRKAMQSSMSNEKDVDIADEMESSPAETSNRVKPTPGGMNVEEPKGYTRRQLIGLFLGPLLFILALVLPAPAGMEPAAQKMAAITFLMATWWMCESLPIPATSLLPIPLFPALGLLPAAKATTPYANHLIFLFMGGFIIALSMQKWNLHRRIAMNIVKFIGFSPNRIVLGFMVATAALSAFVSNTATTVMMMPIGLAIIAHVIDEGKKEGLDKEIDFSPEKFTFGLNLMLGIAYAASIGGIATLIGTPPNTVLAGYLNKTYGFEITFANWLLVGVPLVVIFLPLCWLWLVKFANPMDLKRVPGGKELIDKELKGMGKMNKGERYTAVVFAVTALGWIFIKPVSALFPDPSMVTDSAVAMMGALLLFLIPIDLKKNSFVMDWHWASKMPWGVLILFGGGLALSDGFQATGLAEWIGNQVSLLEGASIFVLIVAVTTLIIFLTELTSNTATAAMVMPILSAVAIGLGQSPLLLTIPAAIAASCAFMLPVATPPNAIVFGSGYVTIPQMVKSGFGLNIIGIVVTVLIVYLISVPLFGIQFGVVPEWALNVVK, encoded by the coding sequence ATGTTAACAGCATTTTGGTCCCGTATGTGGGACATGCACTACGAGACGAAAGCTCTCGTTCTGTTCAGCCCGAAAGCGATGGCCATGAAGATGAGAAAGGCCATGCAGTCATCCATGTCCAACGAAAAGGATGTGGACATCGCCGACGAAATGGAATCATCACCCGCTGAAACTTCAAACAGGGTGAAGCCCACTCCCGGCGGAATGAACGTTGAAGAACCCAAAGGCTATACCAGAAGACAGCTTATCGGTCTGTTTCTCGGTCCGCTGCTCTTCATTCTGGCTCTTGTTCTGCCTGCACCTGCGGGAATGGAGCCTGCGGCTCAGAAAATGGCCGCCATCACTTTTCTGATGGCCACATGGTGGATGTGCGAATCGCTCCCGATTCCTGCAACCAGCCTTCTGCCTATCCCTCTGTTTCCGGCACTGGGGCTTCTGCCCGCCGCAAAAGCGACAACGCCCTATGCTAACCACCTTATTTTCCTGTTCATGGGCGGCTTCATCATTGCACTTTCCATGCAGAAGTGGAACCTGCACAGACGCATCGCTATGAACATTGTCAAGTTCATCGGTTTTTCGCCTAACAGAATAGTTCTGGGCTTCATGGTTGCAACAGCGGCTCTTTCCGCTTTTGTTTCAAACACCGCAACAACGGTTATGATGATGCCCATAGGCCTTGCTATCATTGCACACGTTATTGACGAGGGCAAAAAAGAAGGCCTTGATAAAGAGATAGACTTTTCACCCGAAAAATTTACTTTCGGCCTTAACCTTATGCTGGGTATAGCATATGCGGCTTCCATCGGCGGTATCGCAACGCTTATCGGAACGCCTCCCAACACGGTTCTTGCCGGATATCTTAACAAAACCTACGGCTTTGAAATAACATTTGCCAACTGGCTCCTTGTGGGCGTGCCCCTTGTGGTCATCTTCCTGCCTCTTTGCTGGTTATGGCTCGTCAAGTTCGCAAACCCCATGGATCTGAAAAGGGTTCCAGGCGGTAAGGAACTTATTGATAAAGAACTGAAAGGGATGGGAAAAATGAACAAGGGCGAAAGATACACCGCAGTTGTTTTCGCTGTAACGGCTCTTGGCTGGATATTCATTAAGCCTGTTTCAGCACTTTTCCCCGATCCTTCAATGGTGACGGATTCTGCCGTGGCCATGATGGGCGCACTGCTTCTTTTCCTTATTCCCATAGACCTGAAAAAGAACAGCTTTGTTATGGACTGGCACTGGGCCTCCAAAATGCCCTGGGGTGTTCTTATCCTTTTCGGCGGCGGTCTTGCACTGTCCGATGGATTTCAGGCCACAGGTCTTGCGGAGTGGATCGGAAATCAGGTGAGCCTGCTTGAGGGAGCTTCAATTTTTGTTCTGATAGTTGCCGTCACAACGCTCATCATCTTCCTGACGGAGCTTACGTCAAACACCGCCACAGCGGCAATGGTAATGCCCATTCTGTCTGCTGTTGCAATCGGACTTGGCCAAAGCCCGCTTCTGCTCACTATTCCTGCGGCCATAGCCGCTTCGTGCGCATTCATGCTGCCAGTTGCGACTCCTCCCAATGCGATAGTTTTCGGTTCGGGTTATGTCACCATCCCGCAGATGGTTAAGAGCGGCTTCGGACTTAATATAATAGGTATCGTGGTAACTGTGCTTATAGTCTATCTGATATCTGTCCCTCTGTTCGGCATACAGTTTGGTGTTGTTCCTGAGTGGGCACTGAACGTAGTTAAATAA
- a CDS encoding DMT family transporter, with the protein MLKGIIAAALSAICYGTLVIFGKIGMTLELTSVRMLTLRFIFAAILLFLFFGIKDIRQLRPTKTMLAKCAFLGIFFYLGQSLMFFRSIEYIPASTASLILYFYPLVVLIISVIFLKEKFRMSSLFSVLLILGGCSLVFFDAFQRSFDIRGIMFAGLSVILFSTYLIVAQIILKNENSTTATFYVTLFTAIGYTVLNGGTGLAGITQQQLALCVALGLIPSALAMWLLYAGLKIIGAAYTSIFSSIEPVMTLILAGIFLGEEIVAFQIFGVILLIAGIIVPNLRLYKRY; encoded by the coding sequence ATGTTAAAAGGAATTATTGCCGCCGCTCTCTCGGCGATCTGCTATGGCACGCTCGTTATTTTCGGCAAAATAGGCATGACGCTGGAGCTGACATCCGTCCGTATGCTCACCCTGCGGTTCATTTTCGCCGCTATTCTGCTGTTCCTTTTTTTCGGGATAAAAGATATCAGACAGCTCCGCCCCACAAAGACCATGCTGGCAAAATGCGCTTTTCTGGGCATATTTTTCTATCTGGGTCAAAGCCTTATGTTTTTCAGATCAATAGAGTACATCCCCGCCTCAACGGCATCTCTGATACTCTATTTCTATCCTCTGGTGGTTCTCATAATTTCTGTGATATTTCTGAAAGAAAAATTCAGGATGTCGTCTCTGTTTTCTGTTCTGCTTATTCTCGGCGGTTGCAGTCTGGTCTTTTTCGATGCGTTTCAGCGCAGTTTTGACATAAGGGGAATAATGTTCGCCGGACTGTCGGTTATACTGTTTTCAACTTATCTTATAGTGGCACAGATAATTCTGAAAAATGAGAACTCAACCACGGCAACATTTTATGTGACGCTCTTCACAGCAATAGGCTACACTGTCTTAAACGGCGGCACAGGCTTGGCAGGGATCACCCAGCAGCAGCTTGCCCTCTGCGTCGCTCTGGGGCTTATCCCCTCTGCACTTGCAATGTGGCTTCTTTATGCAGGCCTTAAAATTATCGGTGCGGCATACACGTCCATTTTCAGCTCCATCGAACCTGTAATGACACTTATTCTGGCGGGAATTTTCCTTGGCGAGGAGATAGTGGCGTTTCAGATATTCGGTGTGATTCTGCTGATAGCGGGAATTATAGTACCGAATTTGAGGCTGTATAAAAGGTATTGA
- a CDS encoding diguanylate cyclase domain-containing protein, with protein MTTLKSGGKTKSVQLPRPIDGHENPRFLAGVLHGIHDAIIVHDVKGNILSYNNKLLKMLGICDEQMQILANFYHFSADDINFQAGRKYFADAVNGQDQAFTWQIKRPADGVVLDVEVFLTRVLDSRRKMIVASVRDITDKKAIEKELIYSEKRYRQLVEYSPDGIIIHRDGVVKYVNPAAAKIFGGAAEDILGAEVLGFFPEEDRPRIAERLKKLYEEESSMPLSESKIVRKDGRIAHIEFASIPFSLDGRMAVQVVIRDVTQKKIQEEYIRYLALHDTLTGLPNRDLLSDRINQSIERRKRDGQRSALIYIDLDGFKPVNDTLGHAAGDIALKEIADRLNESVRKSDTAARIGGDEFVVLLEGVHDVREIEEVAERILENINKELTIKGKVFHVGASMGISIYPDDSRDAVKLMAQADRAMYIAKGSGKNRFVFCCE; from the coding sequence ATGACTACATTGAAGTCCGGCGGCAAAACAAAATCGGTTCAGCTTCCCAGACCCATTGACGGTCACGAGAATCCACGCTTTCTGGCGGGGGTGCTCCATGGTATCCACGATGCCATAATCGTTCACGACGTTAAGGGCAATATACTGAGCTATAACAATAAGCTGTTGAAAATGCTCGGAATATGCGATGAACAGATGCAGATTCTGGCGAATTTCTATCATTTCTCCGCCGACGATATCAATTTTCAGGCGGGACGAAAATATTTTGCCGATGCAGTGAACGGTCAGGATCAGGCGTTTACATGGCAGATCAAGCGACCCGCTGACGGCGTTGTTCTGGATGTCGAGGTGTTTCTGACCCGTGTGCTGGACAGCCGCAGAAAGATGATAGTTGCCTCAGTTCGGGATATCACCGACAAAAAGGCAATAGAAAAGGAACTCATCTATTCCGAGAAGAGATACAGACAGCTTGTGGAATATTCGCCGGACGGAATCATTATCCACCGTGACGGCGTTGTTAAATACGTCAATCCCGCCGCCGCAAAAATATTCGGCGGTGCAGCAGAGGATATTCTGGGAGCAGAGGTTCTCGGCTTTTTTCCGGAAGAGGACAGACCCAGAATAGCCGAGCGGCTGAAAAAGCTCTACGAAGAGGAATCCTCAATGCCGCTGTCCGAATCGAAAATAGTGCGCAAGGACGGACGCATAGCCCATATAGAGTTCGCCTCCATACCGTTCAGTCTTGACGGGCGGATGGCTGTGCAGGTGGTTATCCGTGATGTCACTCAGAAGAAGATTCAGGAGGAGTACATCCGCTATCTGGCTCTCCATGACACCCTGACGGGGCTCCCCAACCGTGACCTGCTCTCCGACAGGATAAACCAGTCCATTGAGCGCAGAAAAAGGGACGGACAGCGTTCCGCTCTTATATACATAGACCTTGACGGCTTCAAACCCGTTAACGATACCCTCGGCCACGCCGCAGGGGACATAGCCCTTAAAGAGATAGCCGACAGGCTTAATGAGTCTGTCAGAAAATCCGATACCGCCGCCAGAATAGGCGGGGATGAGTTTGTGGTGCTTCTGGAGGGCGTGCACGATGTGCGGGAGATAGAAGAGGTTGCCGAACGCATCCTTGAGAACATAAACAAAGAACTGACCATAAAAGGCAAGGTGTTCCATGTCGGTGCCAGTATGGGCATAAGCATATATCCGGACGACAGTCGGGATGCAGTAAAACTGATGGCGCAGGCCGACAGAGCAATGTATATTGCAAAGGGCAGCGGCAAAAACAGATTCGTTTTCTGCTGCGAGTAG
- the recC gene encoding exodeoxyribonuclease V subunit gamma has translation MLNIFIGNKLENLLKEMQKRLYNPSRPLKKPVVCVQTSGMQRWIGLALARETGICANLDYLFPAALIKRLAERHFGSEKLWADKQELTWRVYQTLLYAKDDGRNSELIEYIDNDPLRIKLFRLSQKIADIFDQYQVYRPEMTLDWLNKGFSKPTKSIEGWQPWLFNEVFPDRRRCKTHVLDRFYSDCKAGKVDFSGTDTLHIFGISVIPRFFMNILLEAGNHTDVNFYLLCPTMQYWGDSMSDWEKRRYEKRTKMSAEELLILENHRLLDNLGTMGRDFFEYLTENASASINSDNFEEPHPESMLGGIQAEIYDFTQTTDAQADDSISINSCHNPLREVEVLYDFILDTINRDGSITPADILVMTPDIRKYAPYIRSVFDNPYSTETAVPYTIADIPQKMQSGNAKVFTEIILAVTDEFSLSAAAKLIESPVVAEKFGLTSVQYLLDILERNGAYWGLDSETLRAEGITADTPFTWDRAMRRLALGLAEGGRHTIYSEAAGADVPFSMAEQIGGLMSFAEQCAKYAKLLTGEKKPDEWCSVLAEMADRFLSDDPKYADDAVELSKAIADIREETAQCRIKMPFRPVFESLNGILDEVKTAKGFITGKTTFCAMMPMRSIPFKVICVLGLDDGSFPREKTSPEFDLIAAKPRKGDRTQRESDKYLFLETLISAQKRLFLSYTGRSETDNRELVPSIIVTELIRHLEMRFGVAAPVTEHPLHNFSRRYFENNPKLYTYSSQRFNAASVFGTQAQEKKFCPSPLEAEIPAEVTIADLERFFSNPPAYFLGRTLGIDLSIQQTAYPETERMVLDNLQEFQLRTETTARVLSDGSPDDILAYAAATAQLPAGGLGEGYKARIVDSAVQMANEITKHGQPRSADIDLTVNGLRIHGRIEGITDNGLIYPKTGGLKPKDLMRAMIRHVLLLKSGDSIRTLLVNDKGDMAELSGEGFKETLETLVRLFIDGHRAPLCFHPTEGFAAAKKTLKDSRKYSGIGGDLFYSASNLPQYSLCFGTEDITERLMQTGIEIFKGLENTDDWQ, from the coding sequence ATGCTCAATATATTTATCGGCAACAAACTGGAAAACCTGCTGAAAGAGATGCAGAAAAGACTTTATAACCCCTCCCGCCCGCTCAAAAAGCCTGTCGTCTGCGTCCAGACGTCCGGTATGCAGAGGTGGATAGGGCTTGCTCTGGCCAGAGAAACGGGCATATGCGCCAATCTGGACTATCTTTTCCCCGCCGCTCTCATAAAGAGACTGGCTGAGCGTCATTTCGGTTCGGAAAAATTATGGGCCGACAAGCAGGAGCTGACATGGCGGGTTTACCAGACATTGCTCTATGCCAAGGACGATGGCAGAAACTCGGAACTTATTGAATATATTGACAACGACCCCTTGCGGATAAAACTGTTCAGGCTGTCCCAGAAGATAGCGGACATCTTCGACCAGTATCAGGTATACAGACCGGAAATGACGCTGGACTGGCTGAACAAAGGATTCAGCAAGCCCACAAAGAGCATCGAGGGTTGGCAGCCCTGGCTTTTCAACGAGGTTTTCCCCGACAGGCGAAGATGCAAGACCCACGTTCTGGACAGGTTCTACAGCGACTGCAAGGCGGGCAAAGTAGACTTTTCCGGCACGGATACACTGCACATCTTCGGAATCAGCGTTATCCCCAGATTTTTCATGAACATCCTGCTTGAGGCGGGAAACCATACCGACGTTAATTTCTATCTGCTCTGCCCCACCATGCAGTATTGGGGCGATTCCATGTCCGACTGGGAGAAACGCCGCTATGAAAAACGGACGAAAATGTCCGCAGAGGAACTTCTGATACTGGAAAACCACAGACTTCTGGACAATCTGGGCACAATGGGCAGGGATTTCTTCGAATATCTCACCGAAAATGCCAGCGCATCCATAAATTCCGACAACTTCGAAGAGCCTCATCCTGAAAGCATGCTGGGCGGGATTCAGGCCGAGATTTATGATTTCACACAGACAACGGACGCTCAGGCGGACGATTCCATATCGATAAACTCATGCCACAACCCGCTGAGGGAAGTGGAGGTGCTCTACGACTTCATTCTGGACACCATAAACCGAGACGGGAGCATCACCCCTGCGGACATTCTGGTAATGACACCGGACATCCGCAAATATGCACCCTATATCCGTTCGGTGTTCGACAATCCATACAGCACCGAAACAGCAGTTCCATACACCATAGCCGACATCCCGCAGAAGATGCAGAGCGGGAACGCAAAGGTGTTCACCGAGATAATCCTCGCCGTGACGGACGAATTCAGTCTGTCGGCGGCGGCAAAACTGATAGAAAGCCCTGTTGTGGCGGAAAAATTCGGACTGACTTCCGTGCAGTATCTTCTGGATATTCTGGAGCGCAACGGAGCCTACTGGGGGCTGGACAGCGAAACCCTGAGAGCGGAAGGCATAACCGCCGACACCCCCTTCACATGGGACAGGGCAATGCGCAGGCTTGCGCTGGGGCTGGCCGAGGGCGGCAGACACACCATCTATTCCGAAGCCGCAGGAGCGGACGTTCCCTTCTCTATGGCGGAGCAGATAGGCGGTCTGATGAGCTTTGCAGAGCAGTGCGCAAAATATGCAAAACTGCTGACAGGTGAGAAGAAACCGGACGAATGGTGCTCTGTTCTTGCCGAAATGGCGGACAGGTTCCTTTCGGACGATCCGAAATATGCCGACGATGCGGTTGAGCTGTCAAAGGCCATCGCCGACATCAGGGAAGAAACGGCGCAATGCCGCATAAAGATGCCTTTCAGACCCGTTTTCGAATCCCTGAACGGCATTCTGGACGAGGTTAAGACCGCCAAAGGGTTCATCACGGGCAAAACCACCTTCTGCGCCATGATGCCCATGCGGAGCATCCCCTTCAAGGTAATATGCGTTCTGGGGTTGGACGACGGCAGTTTCCCCAGAGAAAAAACGTCGCCGGAGTTCGACCTTATCGCCGCAAAGCCCCGGAAAGGGGACAGAACCCAGCGGGAGAGCGACAAATATCTGTTCCTTGAAACGCTAATCAGCGCACAGAAGCGGCTTTTTCTGAGCTACACAGGGCGAAGCGAGACCGACAACAGGGAGCTTGTTCCCTCTATAATTGTTACGGAGCTTATCCGCCATCTTGAAATGCGGTTCGGCGTGGCAGCCCCTGTCACAGAGCATCCTCTGCACAATTTCAGCAGAAGATATTTTGAAAACAACCCGAAACTATACACATACAGCTCACAGCGGTTCAATGCCGCATCGGTTTTCGGCACACAGGCGCAGGAGAAAAAATTCTGTCCCTCGCCCCTTGAGGCGGAGATCCCCGCCGAGGTGACCATCGCCGATCTTGAACGGTTTTTCAGCAACCCTCCGGCCTATTTTCTGGGCAGGACACTGGGAATAGACCTGTCTATTCAACAGACCGCATATCCTGAGACCGAGCGGATGGTGCTGGACAATCTGCAGGAGTTTCAGCTGAGAACCGAAACCACAGCCAGAGTGCTTTCAGACGGAAGCCCCGACGATATTCTGGCCTATGCCGCCGCAACGGCACAGCTTCCTGCGGGAGGACTGGGCGAAGGATATAAAGCGAGGATAGTTGATTCCGCAGTGCAGATGGCAAACGAGATAACTAAACACGGACAGCCCCGCAGTGCGGACATAGACCTTACAGTAAACGGTCTTCGCATCCACGGGCGTATCGAGGGAATAACAGATAACGGGCTGATATATCCCAAAACAGGCGGACTGAAACCCAAAGACCTTATGCGGGCGATGATACGCCACGTTCTGCTTCTCAAAAGCGGGGACAGCATACGCACCCTGCTGGTAAACGACAAAGGGGACATGGCAGAACTATCGGGAGAAGGCTTTAAAGAAACACTTGAAACGCTGGTCAGGCTGTTCATCGATGGGCACAGAGCACCCCTATGCTTCCACCCCACCGAAGGGTTCGCCGCCGCAAAGAAAACACTCAAAGACAGCCGCAAATACAGCGGCATAGGCGGAGACCTTTTCTACAGCGCATCGAACCTCCCGCAATACTCTCTGTGCTTCGGAACAGAGGATATAACCGAAAGGCTCATGCAGACGGGAATTGAGATTTTCAAAGGACTGGAGAACACCGATGACTGGCAGTAA
- the recB gene encoding exodeoxyribonuclease V subunit beta, with translation MTGSNIDILSCPLRGTHLIEANAGTGKTYTITALTVRMLVELDIPIEKILVVTFTKASVADLKTKIYDRLTQLNDALDGKDCTDGFINAYIKEHPEELLKKRIGAAIRDFDMNLICTIHGFCQKMLTENSFGGNIAFGTKLSGDSANLLKRPVQDFWRRRIYPLKPESARLLLGVTPDDIVNFVKKLTDNPSMRIINRPHVEESELEAAERSIKEAFESVKSAFAACDLKSFQAEMADSLNARTYKPENTDAAFNELERFIENDICNFGESSKIEILTSERIEKARKNNKQIPQNPLISAVDRWKEASEHSLGLNRDFRTMIYAEGYDHCAETLENYKMKADSQSYTDLIVRMRDAVMHGQAMKESLRRSCHAVMIDEFQDTDPYQYDIFYETFGTSPAPLFMIGDPKQAIYAFRGADVFTYLKAADNRESRYTLTTNHRSGRGLVNAVNSLFTSQNPFCIDRIGYNPSEARKDISLKDGEDTSSPMIMWHSLQGSKCSVANVADACAYEITRLLNSGAQLTDEKGTRPVRPNDFAVLTQTNSQALTVRDALTKCMVPCVITGAESVFLTTQARQTVQLVAAMVRPYSEKAVRTALATDIFGYDAHGIFNLNDSMEQIFEDFAELSDIMKTKGVAPMFFRAAQKYGMTARLAQSPSGERVLTNFVHIIELAQEYEAEHKASPAQLLLWLTDKVNGASTREDEYLLKMDSDDNAVTITTIHKSKGLEYNIVFTPFLTFSRKSGDEFPKYHDADLNLVFDMKPEGTAKEEAAQENLSESLRLAYVALTRAKAVCYTMFSDVREYYSSPMCYIVCGTTGKGSVEYSTDIVRQFLSDKGEIALLEMPEAPLQVYAARRTPPSGENLAFSGRVKGGWQMNSFSRLVHSASSDRDVDQFAKTETEKAVYYNIFTFPKGAKAGNCLHECMEEIPLNSFTAEHIEDVVKSRLEQYFFDEKFVPAVAQSIETILTRELKSGLRLAGISQDDFVHEMEFSLSAGQFSSAQIAEIFAAEGEELFARAASTLDFNAMEGILTGFADLIFVHDGRFYILDWKSNWLGSTAEEYSQVRMLDEMLNSHYYLQLYIYTLALHMHLKSNMPDYDFDTHMGGGLYIFMRGVEKIGDNGIYFHRPKVGIIEKMERIIRK, from the coding sequence ATGACTGGCAGTAACATCGACATACTGAGCTGTCCGCTCAGAGGCACACATCTCATTGAGGCAAACGCCGGAACAGGCAAGACCTACACCATAACCGCCCTCACGGTTCGGATGCTCGTTGAGCTTGATATCCCCATAGAAAAAATTCTGGTGGTCACCTTCACCAAAGCATCTGTGGCCGACCTGAAAACCAAGATATACGACAGGCTTACTCAGCTGAACGATGCTCTGGACGGAAAGGACTGCACCGACGGATTCATAAATGCATACATTAAGGAACATCCGGAGGAACTGCTGAAAAAGCGTATCGGGGCGGCTATCCGTGATTTCGACATGAACCTCATCTGCACCATCCACGGATTCTGCCAGAAAATGCTCACCGAAAACTCGTTCGGCGGCAACATCGCCTTCGGAACCAAGCTGTCAGGCGATTCGGCAAACCTGCTGAAACGCCCTGTTCAGGATTTCTGGCGCAGACGCATCTATCCCCTGAAACCCGAATCCGCAAGGCTCCTTTTGGGAGTAACTCCTGACGATATCGTCAACTTCGTAAAAAAACTGACTGACAATCCCTCCATGCGCATCATCAACCGCCCCCATGTTGAGGAGAGCGAACTTGAGGCGGCGGAAAGGAGCATTAAAGAGGCATTCGAAAGTGTTAAATCCGCTTTTGCCGCATGCGACCTGAAATCTTTTCAGGCGGAGATGGCAGACAGCCTGAACGCCAGAACCTATAAACCGGAAAACACGGATGCCGCATTCAATGAACTTGAAAGGTTCATCGAAAACGATATCTGCAACTTCGGCGAATCCTCAAAAATTGAGATACTCACTTCCGAACGTATTGAAAAAGCCCGTAAAAACAATAAGCAGATACCACAGAATCCGCTTATCTCCGCAGTCGACAGGTGGAAGGAAGCATCGGAGCACAGCTTAGGGCTGAACAGGGATTTCCGCACAATGATATATGCAGAAGGCTATGACCATTGCGCAGAGACCCTTGAAAACTACAAAATGAAGGCCGACAGCCAGTCATACACCGACCTGATAGTGCGTATGCGTGATGCGGTGATGCACGGGCAGGCTATGAAAGAGAGCCTGCGCAGAAGCTGTCACGCAGTCATGATAGACGAGTTTCAGGACACAGACCCCTATCAGTACGATATTTTTTATGAAACATTCGGAACCTCCCCCGCCCCGCTCTTTATGATCGGCGACCCGAAGCAGGCTATCTATGCCTTTCGGGGTGCGGACGTTTTCACCTATCTGAAAGCAGCGGACAACAGGGAATCCAGATACACGCTGACAACAAACCACCGCTCCGGCAGGGGGCTGGTGAACGCTGTAAACAGCCTTTTCACCTCCCAAAACCCCTTCTGCATAGACCGAATAGGCTATAATCCTTCAGAAGCCAGAAAAGACATCAGCCTCAAAGACGGCGAAGACACGTCCAGCCCCATGATAATGTGGCACTCATTACAAGGCTCGAAATGCTCCGTGGCAAACGTTGCGGATGCCTGCGCATATGAGATAACGAGGCTTCTGAACAGCGGTGCACAGCTTACGGACGAAAAAGGGACACGCCCCGTCCGCCCGAACGATTTCGCAGTGCTCACCCAGACCAACAGTCAGGCGCTGACAGTGCGTGATGCTCTTACAAAATGCATGGTTCCGTGCGTCATAACCGGAGCTGAGAGCGTTTTTCTCACCACACAGGCAAGGCAGACGGTTCAGCTTGTGGCGGCAATGGTTCGCCCCTATTCCGAAAAAGCCGTGCGGACTGCACTCGCAACGGATATTTTCGGCTACGATGCCCATGGGATATTCAATCTGAACGACAGTATGGAGCAGATATTTGAGGATTTCGCCGAGCTTTCCGACATAATGAAGACCAAAGGCGTTGCGCCAATGTTCTTCCGTGCGGCGCAGAAATACGGCATGACGGCCAGACTTGCCCAAAGCCCCAGCGGAGAGCGGGTTCTCACCAACTTTGTGCATATAATCGAACTGGCTCAGGAGTATGAAGCGGAACACAAAGCATCCCCGGCACAGCTTCTTCTCTGGCTCACAGACAAGGTTAACGGCGCATCCACCCGTGAGGACGAATATCTGCTGAAGATGGACAGCGATGACAACGCAGTGACCATCACCACCATCCACAAAAGCAAAGGATTGGAATATAATATAGTTTTCACCCCGTTCCTGACTTTCAGCAGAAAGAGCGGTGACGAATTTCCCAAATATCATGACGCTGACCTGAACCTCGTTTTCGACATGAAGCCCGAAGGCACAGCAAAGGAAGAGGCGGCGCAGGAAAACCTTTCGGAATCACTCCGGCTGGCATATGTGGCCCTCACCCGTGCAAAGGCAGTCTGCTATACGATGTTCTCTGATGTGAGAGAGTATTACAGCTCACCCATGTGCTACATTGTTTGCGGAACAACGGGCAAAGGGTCGGTTGAATACTCTACGGATATTGTCCGTCAGTTCCTGTCTGACAAGGGCGAGATAGCCCTTCTGGAAATGCCCGAAGCACCTCTGCAGGTCTATGCCGCCCGCAGAACACCGCCATCAGGCGAAAACCTCGCCTTTTCGGGGCGGGTGAAGGGAGGCTGGCAGATGAACAGCTTCTCAAGGCTGGTTCACAGTGCATCGTCCGACAGGGACGTTGACCAGTTCGCAAAAACAGAGACCGAAAAAGCAGTCTACTACAATATATTCACCTTCCCCAAAGGGGCAAAGGCGGGCAATTGCCTCCACGAATGCATGGAGGAGATCCCACTGAACAGCTTCACTGCGGAGCACATCGAAGACGTGGTTAAAAGCAGGCTTGAGCAATACTTTTTCGATGAGAAATTCGTTCCCGCTGTGGCTCAGAGCATAGAGACCATACTGACCCGTGAACTTAAAAGCGGCCTGCGGCTGGCAGGTATTTCACAGGACGATTTCGTCCACGAGATGGAGTTTTCGCTCTCGGCAGGTCAGTTCAGCTCTGCACAGATAGCCGAAATTTTCGCCGCAGAGGGCGAGGAACTGTTCGCCAGAGCGGCATCAACTCTTGATTTCAACGCTATGGAAGGCATTCTGACGGGATTTGCCGACCTTATCTTCGTTCATGACGGCAGGTTCTATATCCTCGACTGGAAATCCAACTGGCTTGGAAGCACTGCGGAAGAATACTCACAGGTAAGGATGCTTGATGAAATGCTGAACAGCCACTACTACTTACAGCTTTACATCTATACCCTCGCACTGCACATGCATCTGAAATCGAATATGCCCGATTACGACTTTGACACCCATATGGGCGGCGGGCTTTACATTTTCATGCGGGGAGTGGAAAAGATAGGGGATAACGGAATATACTTCCACAGACCAAAAGTCGGAATAATCGAAAAAATGGAAAGGATAATACGGAAATGA